One Rhodothermales bacterium DNA window includes the following coding sequences:
- a CDS encoding SAM-dependent chlorinase/fluorinase yields the protein MSGILTITTDFGYRDAYVPVMKGVIARIDPQIRTIDVTHEIAPQDVMEAAYVLRRVVPYYPAGTVHLVVVDPGVGSDRRCVALRKGDHRFVGPDNGIFSLLLDDGSPDELVQLDRAQYWRTNSPSRTFHGRDIFAPVAAHLASGRSIRDVGSPVEALERLHWALPINDEQGIQGWVVHVDHFGNCITNISRQSFEENRRGRTMKCFVGNGILRDVATTYGDVAAGEPLVLFDSADYLEVAVNSGNASRLFDIQRGAAVNVIFLD from the coding sequence GTGTCAGGCATACTGACAATTACGACTGACTTCGGCTATCGCGATGCATACGTGCCCGTCATGAAGGGTGTGATCGCGCGTATCGACCCGCAGATCCGAACGATCGATGTCACTCACGAGATCGCCCCACAGGACGTGATGGAGGCGGCATACGTTCTGCGGCGGGTTGTTCCGTACTACCCTGCCGGGACCGTGCACCTTGTTGTTGTCGATCCCGGCGTGGGCTCCGATCGGAGATGCGTCGCTCTGAGGAAAGGTGATCACCGCTTTGTTGGTCCCGACAACGGAATTTTCTCCCTCCTCCTGGACGACGGTTCGCCGGATGAACTGGTTCAACTCGACAGGGCGCAATACTGGAGAACGAACTCACCCAGCCGCACTTTTCACGGACGGGACATTTTCGCTCCTGTCGCCGCCCATCTTGCATCGGGCCGATCGATTCGCGATGTCGGTAGCCCGGTCGAAGCACTTGAACGGCTGCACTGGGCTTTGCCGATCAACGACGAGCAAGGTATTCAGGGATGGGTCGTGCACGTAGATCATTTTGGGAACTGCATCACGAACATCTCTCGTCAGTCATTCGAAGAGAACCGCCGTGGCCGAACCATGAAGTGTTTTGTTGGTAACGGAATACTTCGAGATGTTGCAACTACCTACGGTGACGTTGCCGCAGGCGAACCGCTCGTGCTTTTCGACAGCGCGGATTACCTCGAAGTTGCGGTCAACTCGGGAAACGCCTCGCGCCTCTTCGACATACAGCGAGGAGCAGCCGTCAACGTGATATTCCTTGACTAA
- a CDS encoding YraN family protein — protein MSDRQLGQRGESIAAEYLEQKGIRVLDRNYRFERNEIDLVCFDPDGHDAGVGEIVFVEVKTRSGDAFGRPEEAVTPEKRDRIVAASRAYLYEKKLEGAACRFDVVSIIMRDVGADIDHFKDAFWD, from the coding sequence ATGAGTGATCGGCAACTCGGGCAACGCGGCGAGAGTATCGCGGCCGAGTATCTCGAGCAAAAGGGCATCCGAGTCCTGGATCGGAACTACCGCTTCGAGCGGAATGAGATCGACCTTGTGTGCTTCGATCCCGACGGGCACGATGCAGGCGTCGGAGAGATTGTGTTCGTTGAGGTCAAGACGAGAAGCGGTGATGCGTTTGGCCGACCGGAGGAGGCGGTGACTCCCGAGAAGAGGGATCGCATCGTCGCGGCTTCCAGGGCCTACCTGTACGAGAAAAAACTTGAGGGCGCGGCGTGCCGGTTTGATGTTGTAAGTATCATCATGCGTGATGTGGGCGCGGACATAGATCACTTCAAAGACGCTTTCTGGGACTAG
- a CDS encoding FAD-binding dehydrogenase, with the protein MADATYRADVAVVGGGIAGIVAALQLLDEGLSVVLLDRDDRESLGGLAKWSFGGIFLVDSREQRRLGFKDDPELALQDWLRAGELDPTDEWPGRWARAFVEGVADDVDDWLRRLGVRFFPVVHWVERGGDAAGNSVPRFHMVWGTGDRLMEVLVGRLMQHPRRAHLSFHFRHRVTDVELANGRVAGVTGTDEADGTQFRADAQSVVVAAGGYCGNIPWLRKHWDHDLGRIPETILNGSHRYADGDLHRVVENRGGVLSNLDRAWFYAAGVHHPNPRHQLHGLSIVPPKSALWLNFRGERIGPDPMVTGFDTRRLVQQVCHEDRQYSWQVMNSRIARKELAVSGSEFNEAIRNRKVFGFLKSILMGNRALVQTLARDCEDVIVANSVAELAGRMNAMTGSDDVDAHALEAMIKAYDRGISTGTALKDDEQVRRIVEARKYRGDRVRTCKSQTILDQGAMPLIAIREFILSRKSLGGIRTDLSCRVLSADGRPVLPGLYAVGESAGFGGGGIHGKRSLEGTFLATCIFTGRRAARSIAGVT; encoded by the coding sequence ATGGCAGACGCAACCTATCGCGCGGATGTAGCGGTCGTTGGAGGCGGCATTGCAGGAATTGTGGCGGCGCTGCAGTTGCTGGATGAAGGCCTGAGTGTTGTCCTGCTGGATCGGGATGATCGCGAAAGCCTGGGTGGTCTCGCCAAATGGTCGTTCGGCGGCATATTTCTGGTCGACTCACGCGAGCAGCGACGGCTGGGGTTCAAGGACGACCCCGAACTGGCACTGCAGGACTGGCTCCGGGCCGGTGAGCTGGACCCGACCGATGAATGGCCGGGCCGATGGGCCCGGGCCTTCGTTGAGGGCGTCGCGGACGACGTCGACGACTGGTTGCGCAGGCTCGGTGTAAGGTTCTTTCCGGTTGTGCACTGGGTCGAGCGGGGTGGCGATGCCGCCGGAAACTCCGTGCCGCGCTTCCATATGGTCTGGGGAACTGGAGATCGGCTGATGGAAGTGCTGGTCGGCCGATTGATGCAACATCCGCGACGTGCCCACCTGAGCTTTCATTTCCGCCATCGCGTTACCGATGTCGAGCTGGCAAACGGACGCGTTGCCGGGGTGACAGGCACTGATGAGGCAGATGGCACGCAGTTTCGAGCCGATGCGCAGTCGGTCGTTGTAGCGGCCGGCGGATACTGCGGAAACATCCCGTGGTTGCGCAAGCACTGGGATCACGATCTGGGAAGGATTCCAGAAACGATCCTGAACGGGTCCCACAGGTACGCCGACGGTGATCTTCATCGGGTGGTCGAGAACAGGGGAGGTGTTCTTTCGAATCTCGACAGGGCGTGGTTCTACGCTGCAGGCGTGCATCATCCAAACCCGCGCCACCAGTTGCACGGTCTGAGTATTGTCCCGCCGAAGTCGGCCCTCTGGCTCAACTTTCGCGGTGAACGCATAGGGCCCGATCCGATGGTAACAGGGTTTGATACGAGGCGTCTCGTGCAGCAGGTCTGTCATGAGGACAGGCAATACTCCTGGCAGGTTATGAACAGCCGCATCGCCAGAAAGGAGCTGGCGGTCTCCGGCTCCGAGTTCAACGAAGCGATTCGGAATCGAAAAGTGTTCGGATTCTTGAAGTCAATATTGATGGGTAACCGTGCGCTCGTTCAGACGCTCGCTAGAGATTGTGAGGATGTGATCGTTGCGAATTCAGTTGCGGAACTTGCTGGCCGCATGAACGCAATGACAGGCTCGGACGACGTGGATGCCCACGCACTCGAGGCGATGATCAAGGCATACGATCGGGGAATCAGTACGGGCACCGCATTGAAAGACGACGAGCAGGTCCGTCGAATTGTTGAGGCGAGAAAGTACCGGGGCGACCGGGTCCGAACGTGCAAGTCACAGACGATTCTAGACCAGGGCGCCATGCCGCTGATCGCCATCCGTGAGTTCATTCTCTCCCGAAAGAGTCTCGGAGGGATTCGTACGGATTTGTCTTGCAGAGTTTTGTCGGCGGATGGCCGGCCCGTGCTGCCGGGACTGTATGCCGTTGGTGAGTCTGCCGGATTCGGTGGCGGTGGTATTCACGGCAAGCGATCTCTCGAAGGCACTTTCCTCGCAACGTGTATCTTCACCGGCAGAAGAGCGGCGCGATCCATCGCTGGAGTGACATAA
- a CDS encoding thiamine pyrophosphate-binding protein: MKRTGAELAVYALEQIGVRRTFGIPGVHNTELYDQLGASGKITPYLVTHEAGAAFIADGLSRTSDEIGTCVIVPAAGTTHAMSGIAEAFLDGVPMLIISGGIRRDTGRSFQLHQIDQGKLLEPVTKSYFLIESHADIIPTMYRAFEIATTGVPGPVFIEIPVEIQLFRGHVDAMPTFQPGAQARVIDEGAIDAAIDLLTSARRPGIYVGWGAVDASNETKKLAERLVAPVATTVQGVSSFSADHPLHTGVGFGAASVPASRNAFDKCDCLLAVGARFSELATGSYGMDVPERLIHIDISADVFDRNYPSEVSILGDASFVLHKINERLGDWSSSRSADKLAGKIRKDKSDYLNVWLADRPKERVSPGRFFSSLRETVPDDAILVLDDGKHTFLAAELFPVRGPRRFISPTDFNCMGYCVPAAIGAKLGNPDKMVVAVVGDGAFMMTGMELITAVTNKVGLAVFVFHDGELGQISQFQQIPLNRKTCTIIGDLHVDGVAHATGAAFLSLDNDTQVQAIVQEACEMAAGGETVVVDVRIDYSRKTCMTKGVVETNLKRFPMGEKARFVGRAARRHLLK, encoded by the coding sequence ATGAAGAGAACGGGAGCGGAACTGGCAGTCTATGCCCTTGAACAGATCGGTGTCAGGAGAACCTTCGGCATACCGGGGGTCCATAACACCGAACTGTACGATCAACTTGGTGCTTCCGGAAAGATCACACCCTACCTCGTCACGCACGAGGCAGGTGCCGCGTTCATCGCCGATGGACTGTCTCGAACCAGCGATGAGATCGGGACCTGCGTGATTGTGCCGGCGGCGGGGACGACGCATGCGATGAGTGGAATCGCTGAGGCGTTCCTCGACGGAGTTCCGATGCTGATCATCTCGGGCGGGATTCGTCGAGATACGGGCCGATCGTTTCAACTCCATCAAATTGACCAGGGCAAGCTCCTCGAACCCGTCACCAAATCCTATTTCCTGATCGAGAGTCACGCGGACATTATTCCGACGATGTACAGGGCGTTTGAGATTGCCACGACCGGCGTTCCCGGGCCCGTCTTTATCGAGATTCCTGTTGAGATCCAGCTCTTCCGCGGACATGTTGATGCGATGCCAACGTTCCAGCCAGGCGCTCAAGCCCGAGTGATCGACGAAGGGGCCATTGATGCTGCCATCGATTTGCTCACGTCGGCCCGGCGGCCCGGAATCTATGTGGGATGGGGCGCCGTCGATGCTTCGAATGAAACTAAGAAACTGGCGGAGAGACTTGTTGCACCGGTCGCAACCACGGTTCAGGGCGTCAGCTCCTTTTCCGCCGATCACCCTCTGCACACGGGGGTAGGGTTTGGCGCGGCATCCGTACCGGCTTCACGCAACGCGTTCGACAAATGCGATTGCCTTCTCGCCGTGGGCGCACGATTCTCCGAGCTCGCTACAGGAAGTTACGGCATGGACGTGCCGGAGCGGTTGATCCATATCGACATCAGCGCCGATGTCTTCGACCGCAACTATCCCTCGGAGGTCAGTATTCTGGGGGATGCGAGTTTCGTCCTGCACAAGATTAACGAGCGGCTCGGCGATTGGTCGTCCAGCCGCTCCGCCGACAAACTCGCGGGCAAGATCCGCAAAGACAAGAGCGACTACCTGAACGTGTGGCTCGCGGACCGACCGAAGGAACGGGTGTCGCCCGGTCGCTTTTTCTCTAGCCTTCGTGAGACGGTTCCCGACGATGCCATTCTCGTGCTCGACGACGGCAAGCATACTTTTCTTGCAGCGGAACTCTTCCCGGTACGGGGTCCTCGGAGATTCATTTCGCCCACGGACTTCAACTGTATGGGCTACTGTGTGCCGGCTGCAATAGGTGCGAAACTGGGAAATCCCGACAAGATGGTTGTAGCGGTTGTCGGAGACGGAGCGTTCATGATGACCGGCATGGAGTTGATCACCGCGGTCACGAACAAAGTTGGCCTTGCGGTCTTTGTGTTTCACGATGGCGAGCTCGGTCAGATATCGCAGTTTCAGCAGATTCCACTAAACCGCAAGACGTGCACAATCATCGGTGACCTTCACGTGGATGGCGTCGCGCATGCCACGGGTGCCGCGTTCCTGAGTCTTGACAACGACACGCAGGTACAGGCGATCGTCCAGGAGGCCTGTGAAATGGCGGCCGGAGGGGAGACTGTTGTCGTCGACGTCAGGATCGACTACTCGCGAAAGACGTGCATGACGAAGGGAGTTGTTGAGACGAACCTCAAGCGATTCCCGATGGGGGAGAAGGCCCGGTTCGTAGGGCGGGCCGCACGGCGACATCTGCTGAAATGA
- a CDS encoding carboxypeptidase-like regulatory domain-containing protein, protein MKKSLVGLSLLLASSLLLLPPALAQRVPTVTLAGMVLDAESGEPLPGANVFIAGSLVGTSTGLDGSYRLTGIPAGAMRLYVSMIGYEPDFRDMLLRTEAVRTIIFELKPSVYELEGIAVEAKEDKRWQRRLERFQDLFIGQTPNAQETEITNATILDFEGSGGNLRALAPEPLVIKNKGLGYQVTYFLKDFSADPRRTKYDGEPLFEELTPSSPEEAATWAANRRTAFVGSFRHFLLALIAGQTEEQGFKTYGRTNMGSSAPGEMGGGPTAGTRFPIDAASVFKAGAGPNEYTLDFEGFVEITFTGEIEDESYIDWSREPRRRPRYQTSWMRLEKGPTTFDWKGDVLDPYGVTFYGYFAFERVADEVPREYRPS, encoded by the coding sequence ATGAAAAAGAGTCTTGTCGGACTGAGCCTCCTGCTCGCTTCATCTTTGCTCCTCCTGCCACCCGCCCTGGCCCAGCGCGTCCCGACTGTCACTCTTGCAGGGATGGTTCTGGATGCCGAATCGGGTGAGCCGCTGCCGGGCGCAAACGTCTTCATCGCTGGCTCTCTCGTGGGCACCAGCACAGGTCTGGACGGGTCATATCGACTCACAGGCATTCCGGCCGGCGCCATGCGACTCTATGTTTCCATGATTGGCTACGAGCCGGATTTCAGGGACATGTTGCTCCGGACCGAGGCGGTGCGCACGATCATTTTCGAGCTCAAGCCGAGTGTGTACGAGTTGGAGGGTATCGCGGTCGAAGCCAAGGAGGACAAGCGATGGCAGCGCCGCCTGGAAAGATTCCAGGATCTCTTCATTGGCCAGACGCCGAATGCCCAGGAAACGGAAATCACAAACGCCACCATCCTGGATTTCGAAGGATCGGGCGGCAACCTTCGTGCGCTGGCCCCGGAACCTCTCGTCATCAAGAACAAAGGTCTGGGGTATCAGGTTACGTACTTCCTTAAGGATTTCTCCGCCGATCCTCGAAGGACGAAGTACGACGGCGAGCCACTGTTCGAGGAGTTGACTCCGTCGTCCCCGGAAGAGGCCGCGACATGGGCGGCGAATCGCCGCACCGCATTTGTCGGTTCATTCCGCCATTTCTTGCTGGCACTGATAGCCGGACAAACCGAAGAGCAGGGGTTCAAGACGTACGGACGCACGAATATGGGCAGCTCGGCACCGGGCGAGATGGGTGGAGGTCCGACGGCCGGTACACGATTCCCGATCGATGCAGCAAGCGTGTTCAAGGCCGGAGCTGGGCCGAACGAATACACACTCGACTTCGAAGGATTCGTAGAGATCACGTTTACGGGCGAGATTGAGGATGAGTCGTACATCGACTGGTCTCGCGAGCCTCGCCGACGCCCCAGATACCAGACGTCCTGGATGCGACTCGAGAAAGGCCCCACGACGTTCGATTGGAAGGGTGACGTGCTTGACCCGTACGGCGTCACATTCTACGGCTACTTTGCGTTTGAGAGAGTGGCCGACGAGGTACCCAGGGAATATCGGCCCAGCTGA
- a CDS encoding AMP-binding protein, producing MSMSRPNSDGQFPFNQNVAWHPNQKWIDESNLAAFMKREGIGSYDELLQKATDDIAWFWDAAIADLGIEFSRPYDQVVDLSDDLRFPKWCTGGQMNIVHNLLDKWQSGVDRDRTALRWESEDGRRGTFTYEELNREVCKCSNALRSLGLMPGDAVGLYMPMTPEIIVAFLAIIKIGGIILPLFSGYGPGAIATRLNDAGAKALFTSDGFYRRGKAVAMKQTADDALQSATSVAHVIVHRRVGLDDVPWTEGRDHWWHDLVPDQSDEAATERTSAEDVVMVIYTSGTTGRPKGAVHTHCGFPIKAAQDMRHSMDLKPEDVMYWMSDMGWMMGPWLVFGTLLNGASMVIYDGAPDFPEVDRLWQIVESHTVTHLGLSPVLVRALMVHGTGPLENHNISTLRAIGSTGSPWDPESWLWIFRHALEGKKPILNYSGGTEISGGILCGNFFKPLKPCSFSGPVVGMAADVVDENGQPVREAVGELVIRQPWIGMTRGFWNDRARYVETYWSTYPDVWLHGDFAAVDSDGLWYILGRSDDTIKVAGKRLGPAEVEAILNAHDTVAESAAIGVPDEIKGEALAAFCVLKSGTVPSEDLRSELTQMVTIALGKPLKPKHIKFCAALPKTRNAKVMRRLIRAAFLDETLGDTSSLEDPLTIDAIVNAT from the coding sequence ATGTCGATGTCCCGACCAAACAGCGACGGCCAGTTTCCCTTCAATCAGAATGTGGCCTGGCATCCAAACCAGAAATGGATTGACGAGAGCAATCTGGCGGCGTTCATGAAGCGGGAAGGAATCGGATCGTACGATGAACTGCTTCAGAAGGCAACCGACGACATCGCCTGGTTCTGGGACGCCGCGATTGCAGATCTGGGCATTGAATTCTCGCGTCCGTATGATCAGGTCGTCGATCTGTCGGATGACCTCCGGTTCCCGAAATGGTGCACGGGAGGCCAGATGAACATCGTCCACAATCTGCTCGACAAATGGCAATCGGGAGTTGATCGAGACAGGACGGCACTCCGATGGGAATCTGAAGACGGTCGGCGCGGCACATTTACGTACGAGGAGCTCAACCGCGAGGTATGCAAATGCAGCAACGCACTCAGGTCGCTGGGGCTGATGCCGGGTGACGCCGTCGGCCTCTACATGCCGATGACACCTGAGATTATCGTTGCGTTTCTGGCGATCATTAAGATCGGAGGGATCATACTACCGCTGTTCAGCGGTTACGGACCGGGTGCGATTGCGACGCGGCTCAACGACGCCGGAGCGAAAGCGCTCTTCACGTCGGACGGTTTCTACCGGCGAGGAAAGGCCGTCGCCATGAAGCAGACGGCAGACGATGCGCTTCAATCCGCGACGTCAGTTGCGCACGTGATCGTACACCGCCGTGTGGGTCTCGACGACGTGCCCTGGACAGAGGGACGCGACCACTGGTGGCACGATCTTGTACCCGACCAATCGGATGAGGCAGCTACGGAGCGAACTTCGGCCGAAGACGTCGTCATGGTAATCTACACGAGCGGCACGACGGGACGACCAAAGGGCGCCGTACATACACACTGTGGATTCCCGATCAAGGCAGCTCAGGACATGCGCCACAGCATGGACCTGAAGCCCGAAGACGTGATGTACTGGATGAGCGACATGGGCTGGATGATGGGTCCGTGGTTGGTGTTCGGAACGCTACTCAACGGTGCATCGATGGTCATCTACGATGGAGCGCCCGACTTCCCTGAGGTCGACCGACTCTGGCAGATCGTGGAATCACACACCGTCACTCACCTTGGGCTCTCGCCGGTGCTGGTCAGGGCTCTCATGGTGCACGGCACGGGCCCGCTTGAGAATCACAACATCAGTACCCTCAGAGCGATCGGATCGACAGGCAGTCCGTGGGATCCTGAGTCGTGGCTCTGGATCTTCCGGCACGCGCTTGAGGGCAAGAAACCGATCCTGAATTACTCAGGAGGCACCGAGATCAGCGGAGGAATCCTGTGCGGCAATTTCTTCAAGCCGCTGAAGCCATGCTCGTTCTCGGGACCGGTGGTCGGTATGGCTGCCGATGTGGTTGACGAAAATGGACAACCAGTTCGTGAGGCCGTTGGTGAGCTCGTCATCCGGCAGCCGTGGATCGGGATGACGCGTGGATTCTGGAACGACCGTGCCCGATATGTCGAGACCTACTGGAGCACGTATCCCGACGTGTGGCTGCATGGCGACTTCGCAGCGGTCGACAGCGACGGACTCTGGTACATCCTGGGCCGATCCGACGACACGATCAAGGTGGCCGGCAAGCGTCTTGGTCCGGCAGAAGTCGAAGCGATCCTGAATGCCCACGACACGGTGGCGGAGAGCGCGGCAATCGGCGTCCCGGATGAAATTAAGGGTGAGGCTCTCGCCGCGTTCTGTGTCCTGAAATCAGGAACCGTTCCTTCCGAAGACCTTCGATCAGAACTCACTCAGATGGTGACGATCGCTCTTGGCAAGCCACTTAAACCAAAGCACATAAAATTTTGTGCTGCATTGCCTAAGACGCGAAATGCCAAGGTAATGCGCAGGCTGATTCGTGCCGCGTTTCTAGACGAAACGCTGGGTGATACCTCGAGTCTCGAAGACCCGTTGACGATCGATGCGATCGTCAACGCCACCTGA
- the msrB gene encoding peptide-methionine (R)-S-oxide reductase MsrB yields MTSKKIIPADELRRRLTPEQYRITQEKGTERAFTGEYNDHKADGVYRCVVCGEPLFSSSAKYDSGSGWPSFYEPVDEEGVEMESDRSLGMVRTEVTCASCHAHLGHVFPDGPRPTGQRFCINSASLDFKVEDDRPADEDR; encoded by the coding sequence ATGACCAGCAAGAAGATAATTCCGGCCGACGAACTTCGACGTCGTCTTACGCCTGAGCAGTACAGGATAACGCAGGAGAAGGGAACCGAGCGTGCCTTTACGGGCGAGTATAACGATCACAAGGCCGACGGGGTCTATCGATGCGTCGTCTGCGGCGAGCCACTCTTTTCCTCATCGGCCAAGTACGACTCCGGATCTGGATGGCCGAGCTTCTACGAGCCGGTGGATGAGGAGGGCGTCGAAATGGAGTCCGATCGAAGTCTGGGGATGGTCCGTACGGAAGTAACCTGCGCATCGTGTCACGCGCATCTGGGCCATGTCTTTCCGGACGGTCCCCGGCCGACGGGTCAGCGTTTTTGCATCAACTCGGCTTCACTCGACTTCAAGGTCGAGGATGACAGGCCTGCGGACGAGGATCGATAG
- a CDS encoding fasciclin domain-containing protein, producing MQRLLTIQLTAVLSLTLLVACGSRDEAANETDASAATHGQAGVTDNVSDPNILQVALQSPDHTTLVAAVQAAELENVLVNAGPLTVFAPTNAAFDKLPPGTVDDLLEPANKEKLAQIITFHAAPGTYAGDGLKNGMKLYQATGHYIDVKVTDEGTFVHGVKILGTVDATNGVVHVVDEVLLPPEG from the coding sequence ATGCAACGACTACTCACGATACAACTTACAGCCGTCCTGTCGCTAACACTCCTGGTCGCGTGCGGATCACGCGATGAGGCAGCGAACGAGACGGATGCCAGTGCTGCGACGCACGGCCAGGCAGGAGTGACGGACAACGTATCGGACCCGAATATTCTTCAGGTAGCCCTGCAGTCTCCCGACCATACGACTCTCGTAGCTGCGGTGCAGGCCGCTGAGTTGGAGAACGTTCTGGTCAACGCGGGACCACTCACCGTCTTTGCTCCCACGAACGCGGCGTTTGACAAATTGCCTCCAGGCACGGTGGACGACCTGCTAGAGCCGGCGAACAAAGAGAAGCTCGCTCAGATCATCACGTTCCATGCAGCCCCAGGTACCTATGCGGGCGACGGCCTGAAAAACGGCATGAAGCTGTATCAGGCAACGGGACATTACATCGACGTCAAGGTGACCGACGAGGGAACGTTCGTACACGGGGTCAAGATTCTCGGGACCGTCGACGCAACGAACGGCGTGGTGCACGTGGTGGACGAGGTCCTTCTGCCACCTGAAGGATGA
- a CDS encoding ABC transporter permease subunit — protein sequence MNTTLKIVKYELQDVIRGHWVILYTVFFALATEILIQFGGTGSRVIVSLMNVVLILIPLVSIVFGTMYVYHARNFIELLLSQPVSRHALFGGLYAGLALPLSFGFILGVGIPLAVHGALTGGQSGTFVMLLVTGVLLTLVFTALALVVALRAENRVQGVGISLLLWLLFSVFYDGLVLIASYSFSAYPLEKAMIGFTVLNPIDLGRILLLLKIDISALMGYTGAVFEQFFGSVLGLVIATSALILWTSLTLLLAHRTFRKKDF from the coding sequence TTGAACACTACGCTAAAGATCGTAAAGTACGAGCTTCAGGATGTGATCCGTGGCCACTGGGTTATTCTGTACACGGTGTTCTTCGCACTTGCTACCGAGATCCTCATTCAGTTCGGTGGGACGGGTTCAAGAGTGATCGTGAGCCTGATGAATGTCGTTCTGATACTGATCCCGCTGGTGAGCATCGTCTTCGGTACGATGTACGTGTATCACGCACGCAATTTTATCGAACTCCTGCTGTCCCAGCCTGTAAGTCGCCATGCTCTCTTCGGCGGACTTTACGCGGGACTGGCACTTCCACTCTCGTTCGGTTTCATCCTGGGTGTCGGCATACCGCTTGCTGTTCATGGAGCCCTGACTGGCGGGCAGTCCGGTACGTTCGTGATGCTGCTGGTCACCGGGGTACTATTGACCCTGGTTTTCACAGCCCTTGCTCTGGTCGTGGCGCTTCGAGCCGAGAACCGGGTGCAGGGCGTAGGCATCTCGCTCCTTTTGTGGCTGCTCTTCTCGGTCTTCTACGACGGACTGGTACTGATCGCATCATATTCGTTCAGTGCCTACCCCCTCGAGAAAGCGATGATCGGATTCACCGTCCTGAATCCGATCGATCTCGGCCGAATCCTCTTGCTTCTGAAGATCGATATTTCCGCGCTGATGGGTTATACGGGAGCCGTATTCGAGCAGTTCTTCGGCAGTGTGTTGGGGCTGGTCATCGCCACAAGTGCGCTGATATTGTGGACGTCACTCACACTCTTGCTCGCCCATCGGACGTTTCGGAAGAAGGACTTCTGA
- a CDS encoding ABC transporter ATP-binding protein, whose product MIEIGELTKTFGKLPVLRGVDLRIPQNCVTSIVGPNGAGKTTLIKCLLGLTRPDSGVISVDGHQLNGDWAYRSEIGYMPQHAHFPENLTGREIIRMITDLRGRNDLPDSTLLDQFELESDLDKPFQTLSGGTRQKVSAVIAFLFEPKVLILDEPTAGLDPVASSVLKDRILQEREAGRTIILTSHIMSEVEELSDRIVFLLDGAVYFDGQVKDLKEQTGQSRLERAVAQLLTRLRENTDPSSLDMVSTVAAA is encoded by the coding sequence ATGATCGAAATCGGCGAACTGACGAAAACATTCGGCAAGCTCCCGGTCCTTCGCGGTGTTGATCTGCGAATTCCGCAGAACTGCGTGACGTCGATTGTTGGTCCGAACGGTGCCGGCAAGACCACACTTATAAAGTGCCTGCTGGGACTTACACGTCCCGATTCGGGAGTGATTTCAGTCGATGGACATCAGTTGAATGGAGATTGGGCGTACCGCAGCGAGATCGGCTATATGCCGCAACACGCACATTTTCCGGAGAACCTCACCGGACGCGAGATTATCCGAATGATCACCGACCTGCGCGGCAGGAACGACCTCCCCGATTCAACACTCCTCGATCAGTTCGAGTTGGAGTCAGATCTCGACAAGCCGTTTCAGACGCTCTCGGGCGGGACCCGCCAGAAGGTCAGTGCTGTCATCGCCTTTCTGTTTGAGCCGAAGGTGCTCATACTCGATGAACCTACTGCCGGACTCGATCCAGTCGCGAGCAGCGTTCTGAAGGATCGGATTCTTCAGGAGCGGGAGGCCGGTCGAACGATCATTCTTACGTCTCACATCATGAGTGAGGTGGAGGAATTGTCTGATCGAATCGTATTCCTTCTCGATGGCGCGGTCTACTTCGATGGGCAGGTCAAAGATTTGAAGGAGCAGACGGGGCAGTCCCGGCTGGAACGCGCAGTGGCGCAACTTCTCACTCGACTACGCGAAAATACCGATCCATCCAGCCTGGACATGGTCTCAACCGTGGCAGCCGCTTGA